CCCATCTACTGGTTTTCCCAAATTTTGTCTTGGTGTGGCATTATCTACCTCTTAGAATCAATTTCTCAATTTATGATTCGGCTATTGCAAGGCAATGTGGTTCAGCCCAGCGAATCCATTCGAGATCTACAGCTCATGATCGATGTCCTGGGTGGCAAAGGTCAGCTTGACCTGGATAAGCGGCAACTTTTAGATAAAGCCCTCCATCTCGATCAGGTGAAAGCGCGAGACGTCCTCAAACCTCGAGTAGACATGCGCACCATTTCCCATGAGGCCAGCCTGCAAGACTTAATCGATCTGTGTTTGGAAACCGGATACTCTCGGATTCCGGTGCAGGAAGAATCCAAGGATGAAATTGTGGGTATTGTCCACATTAAGCGAGCATTGCAGGAACTCCGTCACCTCCAGCAAGAGGAGCAGTCCGACGGAAAGGTTGTTCTGGCGATGGAACCACCGTTTTACGTACCGGAAACCAAGCGAGTCGCAGACTTGCTGAAGGAAATGTTGCAGCAGCGTCTACACATTGCCATTGTGGTGGATGAGTACGGCGGCACAGTGGGATTGCTAACCCTAGAAGACATTCTAGAAGAGCTAGTTGGTGATATTTATGACGAAAGCGACTATCCATCGCGCAGTCGCAGTCGGCGATCGCTCCGTTCAGAGCGAAGTGGCCGTTCATCATCTCGCTAGGTTCTAGGCTTAATGTCATAGAGCAGGAACGATGTAGTATACTTCTGCGAGTCTTGGTTGGATGGTTGTGGGGGGAAGACAAAAATGATCAGTCAGATGACCGAACAAATGCCCAAATCACCGTTGGAAACCGCTAGCGTTTTGGGATTGCCGCTGCACCTTGCATCGAATTATGCTGCGTGGATTGCAGAGCGCATTCAACACCAACAAGGTGCCCACATCGTCACGTTAAACGCAGAAATGGCGATGCAGGCAGAAACGGATGCAGCATTGGCTAACATCATTCATCAGGCCGAACTGGTAGTGCCCGACGGTGCGGGTGTTGTGCTTTACTTGCGGCTCCGGGGTAAGAAGATTGAGCGTTGCCCTGGTATTGAACTTGCGGAAGCCGTTTTACAGCGGCTACCAAGCCTGGGCGATCGCCCCAGTCCCGATGGTTCCCAAGCATCCGTTTTCTTCTTTGGTGGCGCTCCGGGGGTAACGGCCACGGCAGCGGAAATTTGGCAACAGCGAGTACCGGGATTGGCGATCGCCGGAACCCAGCACGGTTACATATCCGAAGACGAACAGCAAGACCTGCTCAAGATGCTGCAAGCCCTTCAGCCTAGCGTCATTCTGGTCGGCTTAGGTGTCCCTCGTCAGGAGTTTTGGATCGCCCAACATCGCCACCTCTGTCCCCAATCGATTTGGATTGGCGTCGGTGGCAGCTTCGATATCTGGGCAGGAACCAAGGAGCGTGCCCCAGAATGGTTGCGGAATAATCACCTGGAATGGAGCTACCGCTTGTATAAAGAGCCTTGGCGTTGGCGACGGATGCTGGCCTTGCCCCAGTTTGCGTGGCGATCGCTCCGCCATTCGTGAAGAAGTCAAAACCCCTAGGTTCAAGCGTTAAAGCTTAATGATTTAATGGCAAGTATGCGCCGCTACCTATTTCGACCTGAGCCTATATAAGTCTATGGTTCAACGCCCCCCTGATCGTGATGCGATCGCCTCGTCGGAATCGACCTCAACCGCCAATTCCGCTACGCCCCCATCCCAGTCTCCCCGTCGGGAAGTGCTAGTTAGCCTGGAACAGGTGACAAAGGTGTATCCCAATGGCGCAAGTCCACTGCATGACGTAAATCTGCACATCCGCCGGGGCGACTTTATTTTTATTACGGGGGCATCGGGAGCAGGTAAGTCCACACTACTAAAGCTGCTGTACGGGGAAGAACGTCCCACCCGTGGTCATGTATTTGTGAATAACCAAGACATTTCTGGTCTTCGGGGAAATCGTCTTTCGATGCTGCGGCGGAAGATTGGGGTCGTCTTCCAAGATTACAAGCTGATTCCCCGGCGCACCGTTTCGGAAAACGTGGCCTTTGTGCTGTGGGCACAAGGGTTCACCCGCAAAGAAATTTATCGTCGCCTATTGCCCACCCTCCGCATGGTCGGCCTTCAGGACAAGGCCAACTGCTTTCCAGACGAGCTATCGGGAGGGGAACAACAGCGGGTTAGCATTGCACGGGCGATCGTGGGTACACCTCCTCTCCTGTTGGCGGATGAACCTACGGGAAATTTGGATCCCGATAACTCCTGGCAAATTGTCAAAATCTTGAAAAAGCTGAACTCCATTGGCATTACGGTGATTGTCACAACCCATGATGAACATCTGGTGCGGCAGTCCAAGGAAACGGTGATGCAGCTTCGCAATGGGCATCTGTATCCGGTGCGGCGTTAGGGGATGCGCTTGGGCGATCGCACGCTATACAGACGTTCCCTTACATCGTTTCTGGAATACCTTGAACACAGGACACCCTACATCTAGCGCTTTTAATCAGTTTTGTTGGACATTTAGTAAATATCTGGGGTCATATCGGACAAGATTGCGTATAATTCAACAAATTCAGCTCACTCCCTGATCCTGGATCTTTGCGTAGAAATAGGCTTTAATGAGAGTCAGACTGGATAGTATGTTTGTATTGGTTCGCGATACGTGTATATCAAACAGGTCGAGCTATCCCATTTCAAATCCTTTGGCGGCACCACTGCCGTACCGCTGTTGCCTGGATTCACGGTCATCTCTGGACCGAACGGATCGGGTAAATCCAACATTCTGGATGCCCTGCTGTTTGCCCTAGGGTTATCCAGTTCCAAAGGGATGCGTGCTGAACGGCTGCCCGACTTGGTGAATCAATCCCACAGTCGCTCCCGTTCCACCGTGGAAGCCAGTGTGACGGTTACCTTTGACGTTGAGGATAACCTCTTCCAAGACGACGACGATGACCTGTTGGCGATCGCCCCCAATGGCAGCGGTCACAACGGCAACGGGCATTCTGAAAACGGCCACAACGGCAACGGCAATGGGAACTCTGAAAACGGTCACGCCATCATTCGTGACATTAACGAAGCCGAGCTAAACGCCGCCGTGGAAGCCCTTGCCACGGAATGGAAGGTTACCCGCAAGCTGCGAGTTACGCCCCAAGGCACCTACACCTCAAACTACTTTGTAAACGACCAACCCTGCACCCTGACCGAACTCCACGAACAGCTTCAGAAGTTTCATGTCTACCCCGAAGGCTATAACGTCGTGCTCCAGGGGGACGTCACCAGCATTATTTCCATGAATGCTCGCGAGCGGCGCGAAATTATTGACGAGCTAGCGGGTGTAGCGGCCTTCGATCGCAAAATTACCCAAGCCAAAGATAAGCTGGACGCGGTTAAAGACCGGGAAGAGCGATTTCGCATTGTAGAACGAGAATTAATAGAACAGCGCGATCGCCTTGCCCAAGACCGGATTAAGGCCGAAAAATATCAACAGCTCCGAGCCGAATTCCAGGACAAAAGCCAGTGGAAAGCTGTCCTGGTCTGGCGATCGCACCAACGCCAAGTTCAGGATTTACAAACGGCTATTGCGGAGGGCGATCGCCAACAGGTGGAGCTAACCGAGCGACGGACAGCCCTTTCTGACGAAATCCAGCAGGCCGCGATCGTCCTCGATGAACTCAACCAGCGGGTCAAAGCCCTGGGCGAAGAAGAGCAGCTTGCCGTCCAAGCGACCCTCGCCACACGGGAAGCCGAACTGCGCCAACTCCAGCGTCAAGAGCAGGATTTAGCGACAGCCGGGGAAGAAACCGCCGCCAACTTGGGGAAAACCCAGCGGGAAATTCAGGAACATCTGCATGCCCTAGAACAGATTGCGACTGAACAGCAGCACCTGGATGCCAATCAACTAGCCAGCCTCCGTCGCGCCCGGGATGAAGCCCAGCATGCCTTAGATCAAAGCCGGGAAGCCGCAAACGCGATCGCCTCGGCCTCGGAAGCCTGGGTGCAGGAGCAAACGGCCCTCCGTCACCACATTGACGAACTTCAAGCCACCCTCGATCCCCAGCGCACCGAGCAAGCTGCTCTTCAGGAGCGGGTGCATCAGCTTCAAACCAAACTCAGCGATCAGCAGACCAATTTGGAGGCGATCGCCACCGAGCAGGCTACCCAAACCAAAGCGTTTCAGTCTGTAGAGCAGGCTCACCAAGCGGCGATCGCCCAGGTGCAGTCTCTCCATTCCGAACTGGCCGAGGAAGAACGAGAGTATCAAATTCAGCAAGACACCCACGCCCGACTGCTCCGGGAACAGCAGGAAAAGCAGCGTCAACTCGATCGCCTTGAAGCCCAAACCCAGGCCGTGAAGGAAGCCCAAGGAACCGGAGCATCGCAGGTGATTTTGCAGGCAGGATTGTCCGGGGTCTGCGGTCTAGTGGCGCAGTTGGGACGGGTTGATCCCCAGTACCAGCTTGCCCTCGAAATCGCGGCAGGTGCCCGGTTAGGTCACTTAGTCGTCGAGGATGACCTCGTCGCGGCGGCAGGCATCGAACTGTTGAAACGGCAACGAGCCGGACGCGCCACCTTTCTCCCCCTCAACAAAATTCGAGTTCCGAAGTTGTCCTTCCTCTCCCTATGGGAACGTCCCAAAGGATTTATCGAGTATGCCTGCAACCTGATCGACTGCGACGATCGCTATCGAGATGTGTTCGTCTACGTGTTTGGCAATACGGTAGTATTCAGCACCCTCGCCGATGCGCGCCCCCACATGGGGGATTACCGAATCGTCACCCTAGAAGGAGAACTATTGGAATCCAGCGGTGCCATGACGGGCGGAAGCATCAGCCGTTCCCAGTCCTCCCTCCGATTTGGGGTAGTTGACCCCGGCGAATCCACTGAAGCCATTGCCCTGCGCGATCGCCTTCAAG
This Synechococcales cyanobacterium T60_A2020_003 DNA region includes the following protein-coding sequences:
- a CDS encoding WecB/TagA/CpsF family glycosyltransferase, which produces MPKSPLETASVLGLPLHLASNYAAWIAERIQHQQGAHIVTLNAEMAMQAETDAALANIIHQAELVVPDGAGVVLYLRLRGKKIERCPGIELAEAVLQRLPSLGDRPSPDGSQASVFFFGGAPGVTATAAEIWQQRVPGLAIAGTQHGYISEDEQQDLLKMLQALQPSVILVGLGVPRQEFWIAQHRHLCPQSIWIGVGGSFDIWAGTKERAPEWLRNNHLEWSYRLYKEPWRWRRMLALPQFAWRSLRHS
- a CDS encoding HlyC/CorC family transporter, which produces MLALSAFFSGSETAITALDNLKLRALIQDQGDPSGIFRLVLEKRARFITTLLIGNNLVNNFSAILTSNLFAIWFGSAGVGIATAVVTFLLLIFGEITPKSLAINNVMPTFQIVVRPIYWFSQILSWCGIIYLLESISQFMIRLLQGNVVQPSESIRDLQLMIDVLGGKGQLDLDKRQLLDKALHLDQVKARDVLKPRVDMRTISHEASLQDLIDLCLETGYSRIPVQEESKDEIVGIVHIKRALQELRHLQQEEQSDGKVVLAMEPPFYVPETKRVADLLKEMLQQRLHIAIVVDEYGGTVGLLTLEDILEELVGDIYDESDYPSRSRSRRSLRSERSGRSSSR
- the smc gene encoding chromosome segregation protein SMC, with amino-acid sequence MYIKQVELSHFKSFGGTTAVPLLPGFTVISGPNGSGKSNILDALLFALGLSSSKGMRAERLPDLVNQSHSRSRSTVEASVTVTFDVEDNLFQDDDDDLLAIAPNGSGHNGNGHSENGHNGNGNGNSENGHAIIRDINEAELNAAVEALATEWKVTRKLRVTPQGTYTSNYFVNDQPCTLTELHEQLQKFHVYPEGYNVVLQGDVTSIISMNARERREIIDELAGVAAFDRKITQAKDKLDAVKDREERFRIVERELIEQRDRLAQDRIKAEKYQQLRAEFQDKSQWKAVLVWRSHQRQVQDLQTAIAEGDRQQVELTERRTALSDEIQQAAIVLDELNQRVKALGEEEQLAVQATLATREAELRQLQRQEQDLATAGEETAANLGKTQREIQEHLHALEQIATEQQHLDANQLASLRRARDEAQHALDQSREAANAIASASEAWVQEQTALRHHIDELQATLDPQRTEQAALQERVHQLQTKLSDQQTNLEAIATEQATQTKAFQSVEQAHQAAIAQVQSLHSELAEEEREYQIQQDTHARLLREQQEKQRQLDRLEAQTQAVKEAQGTGASQVILQAGLSGVCGLVAQLGRVDPQYQLALEIAAGARLGHLVVEDDLVAAAGIELLKRQRAGRATFLPLNKIRVPKLSFLSLWERPKGFIEYACNLIDCDDRYRDVFVYVFGNTVVFSTLADARPHMGDYRIVTLEGELLESSGAMTGGSISRSQSSLRFGVVDPGESTEAIALRDRLQEIESLLARVQVKMRQLGDSVKAKTHALTDARQQHRELQLQLDQLQRQLAALTVQEGQLRQQITRHTEELTQAQNRLRTLTTSIPHQEAELQQQRQALDALEESQAHSEWQQAQAKIRALETALNECQLAVRAAEQRLQDLDTQKQRLQDKIEQLQLRVQEYRAQQTTQLNRRTAIATQTTAINQDIEQLRVTLASLEQNLAAEKQERDRAERRLRDRQALQQELDWNLQKLQETQQEKRQTLVALREQLETQQQELPDPLPDIPADLGLEQLQQQLRSLQKRIQAMEPVNMLALEEYDRTQARLEELSQKLETLEEERTELLLRIENFTTLRQRAFREAFDAVNINFQAIFAELSDGDGYLQLEDEDDPFAGGLNLVAHPKGKPVQRLASMSGGEKSLTALSFIFALQRYRPSPFYAFDEVDMFLDGANVERLSRMIKHQSQQAQFIVVSLRRPMIESAERTIGVTQARGAYTQVLGLNLQSQ
- the ftsE gene encoding cell division ATP-binding protein FtsE → MVQRPPDRDAIASSESTSTANSATPPSQSPRREVLVSLEQVTKVYPNGASPLHDVNLHIRRGDFIFITGASGAGKSTLLKLLYGEERPTRGHVFVNNQDISGLRGNRLSMLRRKIGVVFQDYKLIPRRTVSENVAFVLWAQGFTRKEIYRRLLPTLRMVGLQDKANCFPDELSGGEQQRVSIARAIVGTPPLLLADEPTGNLDPDNSWQIVKILKKLNSIGITVIVTTHDEHLVRQSKETVMQLRNGHLYPVRR